A single region of the Terriglobales bacterium genome encodes:
- a CDS encoding sigma-54 dependent transcriptional regulator — MHNILIVDDEVAILESLKGILEDEGYKPSTAQSGEECLETLRKRQFDVVLLDIWLPGIDGLDTLGKIKESEDSPEVVMISGHGTIETAVRATKLGAFDFLEKPLSLEKTLIVVKNAIERRRLRNENRDLKHHLPPTVIVGDSVPMKALRQQIALMAPTNGRVLIYGESGTGKELAARAIHAESLRKDQTFVELNCAAIPEDLIESELFGHTKGAFAGAAAEKTGKFQKADGGTLFLDEVGDMSLKTQSKVLRTLDEQRFTPVGGDEPLTVDARVIAATNHDLEEEISRGNFREDLFYRLNVVPFYVPPLRERKEDIPLLARHFLKEFSAQYSRQTKQMNDEALDVLTRYAWPGNVRELRNVIERIVIMNPTVSRFERKHLPPLVYREGTRRSGSDFSSLQQARQAYERDYILKKLDENHGNISRTAEVLGLERSHLYRKMKALQISVKE; from the coding sequence ATGCATAACATCCTGATCGTTGACGACGAAGTCGCCATTCTTGAATCTCTGAAGGGCATCCTTGAAGACGAGGGCTATAAGCCTTCGACGGCACAGAGCGGCGAAGAGTGCCTGGAAACTCTTCGCAAGCGCCAGTTCGACGTCGTCCTGCTGGACATCTGGCTTCCGGGCATCGACGGCCTCGACACTCTCGGCAAGATCAAGGAATCCGAAGACAGCCCCGAAGTCGTCATGATTTCCGGCCACGGAACGATTGAAACTGCCGTCCGTGCGACCAAGCTCGGTGCCTTCGACTTCCTCGAAAAACCACTCTCGCTTGAGAAGACGCTGATCGTCGTTAAGAACGCCATCGAGCGACGTCGTCTCCGCAACGAAAACCGCGACCTGAAGCATCACCTTCCGCCGACCGTCATCGTTGGTGACAGCGTTCCCATGAAAGCCCTGCGTCAACAGATCGCACTAATGGCGCCAACCAATGGCCGCGTCCTGATTTACGGCGAGTCCGGGACCGGCAAGGAACTGGCTGCCCGCGCCATTCACGCGGAAAGCCTGCGCAAAGACCAAACCTTTGTCGAACTGAACTGCGCCGCCATCCCTGAAGACCTGATCGAAAGCGAACTCTTCGGTCACACCAAGGGCGCATTCGCCGGCGCCGCCGCCGAGAAAACCGGCAAGTTTCAGAAAGCCGACGGCGGAACTCTCTTCCTTGATGAAGTCGGCGACATGAGCCTGAAGACGCAATCCAAAGTATTGCGTACGCTCGATGAACAGCGCTTCACTCCCGTCGGCGGCGACGAACCTCTCACCGTAGACGCTCGCGTGATCGCCGCCACGAATCACGATCTCGAAGAAGAAATCTCGCGCGGCAACTTCCGTGAAGACCTCTTCTACCGCCTCAACGTGGTGCCCTTCTACGTTCCGCCGCTTCGCGAACGCAAGGAAGACATTCCCCTGCTCGCACGGCACTTCCTGAAGGAATTTTCCGCCCAGTACAGCCGGCAGACGAAGCAGATGAACGACGAAGCACTCGACGTACTCACCCGCTACGCCTGGCCCGGCAACGTCCGCGAGTTGCGTAACGTCATCGAGCGCATCGTCATCATGAATCCCACGGTCTCGCGCTTCGAGCGCAAGCACCTGCCGCCGCTTGTCTATCGCGAAGGAACGCGCCGCAGCGGATCCGATTTCAGCAGCTTGCAACAGGCGCGTCAGGCTTATGAGCGCGATTACATCCTGAAGAAGCTCGACGAAAACCACGGCAACATCAGCCGGACCGCCGAAGTCCTCGGGCTCGAACGAAGTCACCTTTATCGCAAGATGAAGGCACTTCAGATTTCAGTGAAAGAGTAA
- a CDS encoding ATP-binding protein, which translates to MRDNQRRIRRRTAAILLAVPAFVLLTFLFSQQAFNLTFLRPDSSSQALVFAALSAFVFLLFLLLCLMLARILLKLAAERRGGVMGSKFRTKLVSGALALSFGPVLFLFLFAYGLMNRSIDKWFSSPIEEVRRDTTTIATTLAEYTLENARAEAVSLAVAPETEKAFQTGKFGPLLDEFRRRDAPLQGGFALALLDSELEASYQIPTTWPQLAQKLRISSGSLSLPTSIQIDRRQFLIGWQEVGRNGMIIVGMSMPPNFTRAVAQMEQSQQGYLSLANERKRIRLTYMMLLLLITSVVLFAATWLAVFLSKFVTTPVAALATGTQELSKGNLDYRVQVPATDELGELVGSFNRMAEELKSNRLRLETSRLELAEANTELDQRRRHIEIVLENIPTGVLSLDAIMRVTHANAALTRLFRPDSNGSSSAILRGSHIRDIFPQDLIDDLAHMLRKADRMSTATSQLEAVINGRTLSLAVTVASLKHEAQRLGYVVVFEDLTDLLKAQKQAAWREVARRVAHEIKNPLTPIALSAQRIKRHLERGSAPDDASLAVIHGCAETIAGAVETVRTLVDEFSTMARFPAAQVRPSDINNIVHTALSMFDGRLEGVTVRTFLSPELPKVMADPEAMKRALANLVDNAAEAMRDSLVREIQITTSVLSTRDMVEVVIADSGHGITAEAKEKLFLPYFSTKGRGTGLGLAIVSRIVEDHHGSIRIEENRPVGTKFIVELPVATESSVETAAHA; encoded by the coding sequence ATGCGAGATAACCAGCGACGTATTCGCCGCAGGACCGCCGCGATCTTGCTTGCGGTGCCCGCGTTCGTCTTGCTGACATTCCTGTTCTCGCAACAGGCGTTTAACCTGACCTTCCTTCGTCCGGACAGCAGCAGCCAGGCCCTTGTTTTCGCCGCCTTGTCGGCCTTCGTCTTCCTGCTGTTCCTGCTCCTCTGCTTGATGCTCGCCCGCATCCTGCTGAAGTTAGCCGCCGAAAGGCGCGGCGGGGTGATGGGTTCGAAGTTCCGGACCAAGCTCGTTTCGGGCGCGCTGGCACTTTCGTTCGGACCGGTGCTCTTCCTGTTTCTGTTTGCCTACGGATTGATGAACCGCTCTATCGACAAATGGTTCTCCAGTCCCATCGAAGAGGTCCGGCGCGATACCACGACCATCGCCACCACGCTGGCTGAATACACTCTTGAAAATGCGCGGGCGGAAGCCGTCTCCCTCGCCGTTGCTCCTGAAACGGAGAAAGCTTTCCAGACCGGCAAGTTCGGTCCTTTGCTCGATGAATTTCGTCGCCGCGACGCTCCTTTACAGGGCGGCTTCGCGTTGGCGTTGTTGGATTCGGAACTTGAAGCCAGCTACCAAATTCCGACCACCTGGCCCCAACTCGCCCAGAAGTTGCGTATCTCATCTGGCAGTCTGAGCCTGCCTACTTCGATCCAGATTGACCGCCGCCAGTTCCTCATCGGATGGCAGGAGGTTGGTCGCAACGGCATGATCATCGTCGGCATGTCCATGCCGCCGAACTTCACCAGGGCCGTGGCGCAGATGGAGCAAAGCCAGCAGGGCTATCTTTCGCTCGCCAACGAACGAAAACGCATTCGCCTTACCTACATGATGCTGTTGCTGCTGATCACCTCCGTGGTGCTTTTCGCAGCGACATGGTTGGCGGTGTTCCTCTCCAAGTTCGTCACCACACCGGTGGCCGCGCTAGCCACTGGCACTCAGGAGTTGTCGAAGGGCAATCTCGACTACCGCGTGCAAGTCCCTGCCACCGATGAGCTCGGCGAACTCGTTGGCTCTTTCAACCGTATGGCGGAGGAGTTGAAGAGCAATCGTCTGCGCCTTGAAACCTCGCGACTGGAACTCGCCGAAGCCAATACGGAACTTGACCAGCGCCGCCGGCATATCGAGATCGTTCTCGAGAACATTCCCACCGGCGTGCTTTCGCTCGACGCCATCATGCGCGTGACGCACGCGAACGCCGCGCTCACTCGCTTGTTCCGCCCCGATTCGAACGGCAGCAGTTCCGCCATCCTCCGCGGCTCTCATATTCGCGACATCTTTCCGCAGGATCTCATCGACGATCTCGCCCACATGCTTCGTAAGGCCGACCGCATGAGCACCGCCACCAGCCAGTTGGAAGCCGTCATCAACGGACGAACGTTAAGTCTGGCCGTCACCGTTGCCTCCCTGAAGCATGAGGCACAGCGACTCGGCTATGTCGTCGTTTTCGAAGACCTCACTGACCTGCTGAAGGCGCAGAAGCAGGCTGCATGGCGCGAAGTTGCACGCCGCGTCGCTCACGAAATCAAGAACCCGCTCACGCCCATTGCACTTTCTGCGCAGCGCATCAAGCGCCATCTTGAGCGTGGCAGTGCCCCCGACGACGCTTCTCTTGCGGTCATTCACGGTTGCGCTGAAACCATCGCCGGGGCCGTTGAGACCGTGCGCACACTGGTGGACGAGTTCTCCACCATGGCTCGCTTCCCGGCTGCCCAGGTACGGCCGTCTGACATCAACAACATCGTTCACACCGCGCTCTCCATGTTCGACGGACGCCTGGAAGGCGTCACGGTGCGTACGTTCTTGTCACCTGAGTTGCCAAAAGTAATGGCCGATCCCGAAGCGATGAAGCGCGCCTTGGCCAACCTGGTGGACAACGCCGCCGAGGCCATGCGTGATTCGCTGGTCCGCGAAATCCAGATTACGACCTCCGTTCTGAGCACTCGCGATATGGTGGAAGTGGTGATCGCCGATAGTGGTCACGGCATTACCGCCGAGGCGAAGGAGAAACTCTTCCTTCCCTACTTCTCAACCAAGGGACGAGGCACCGGACTGGGGCTCGCCATTGTGAGCCGGATCGTGGAAGATCATCATGGGTCCATTCGAATCGAGGAGAATAGGCCGGTGGGAACTAAGTTCATTGTGGAGTTACCAGTAGCAACGGAGTCTTCCGTGGAAACTGCGGCTCATGCATAA
- a CDS encoding sulfite exporter TauE/SafE family protein, protein MTTIVFTLLLWAIAAVAGFLGSLTGLGGGVVLVPVLTLLFGVDLRYAIGASLVSVIATSSGAAAAYVREGYSNIRIGMLLEIATTLGALVGAYLVTRISTHAIAVIFGLVLIQSAYHSLMSRTHGADVPARHDALATKLKLNGSYPSQGEMVKYEVQSVPVGFGLMMGAGALSGLLGIGSGAVKVIAMDRAMRIPFKVSTTTSNFMIGVTAAASAGVYLGRGYIDPRIAMPVMLGVLGGAFVGTKVLARAKVGTLRLVFGAVVLFLAIQMIYNGLMGKV, encoded by the coding sequence TTGACGACCATCGTGTTCACTTTGCTGCTGTGGGCGATTGCCGCGGTTGCAGGGTTTCTCGGATCATTAACTGGCCTGGGCGGCGGCGTGGTCCTGGTGCCGGTACTCACACTTTTATTCGGCGTTGACCTACGGTATGCGATTGGCGCGTCCCTCGTATCCGTGATCGCCACCTCTTCCGGCGCCGCTGCCGCGTACGTTCGCGAAGGCTATTCTAATATCCGCATCGGAATGCTCCTGGAGATTGCAACCACACTTGGTGCACTGGTGGGGGCGTACCTTGTCACTCGCATCAGCACGCACGCGATTGCAGTCATCTTTGGATTGGTGCTGATTCAGTCTGCTTACCATTCGTTGATGTCGAGAACCCACGGCGCCGATGTGCCCGCGCGTCACGATGCGCTCGCGACAAAGCTGAAGCTCAACGGCAGCTATCCCTCGCAGGGCGAAATGGTGAAGTACGAAGTACAGAGCGTTCCGGTGGGATTCGGACTGATGATGGGCGCCGGAGCACTTTCCGGATTGCTGGGCATCGGCTCGGGCGCAGTGAAAGTAATTGCGATGGACCGGGCGATGAGGATTCCGTTCAAGGTTTCCACCACCACCAGCAATTTCATGATCGGCGTAACAGCGGCCGCGAGCGCGGGCGTTTACCTTGGGCGAGGCTATATCGATCCGAGAATTGCGATGCCGGTGATGCTGGGAGTGCTGGGCGGAGCCTTCGTCGGAACCAAAGTGCTGGCGCGCGCAAAGGTTGGAACGTTGAGGCTGGTATTCGGCGCCGTGGTTCTGTTCCTGGCGATACAGATGATCTACAACGGATTGATGGGGAAGGTGTAA
- a CDS encoding DUF1634 domain-containing protein, translated as MTDQKLETFIGNLLRIGVLSAAAVVAFGAVFYLFKNAMTPVAFHVFVPSGDHLRTVGGIFRSAFHGDSQGIMQLGLLLLIATPVARVVLAAVGFFVERDRLYVAVSLIVLAILIFSMAHAT; from the coding sequence ATGACCGACCAGAAACTCGAGACGTTCATCGGCAACCTGTTGCGGATCGGGGTGCTCTCGGCGGCAGCGGTGGTCGCCTTTGGCGCCGTCTTTTATCTCTTCAAGAACGCGATGACGCCAGTTGCGTTTCACGTTTTTGTCCCCAGTGGTGACCATCTTCGAACCGTGGGGGGCATTTTCCGTTCAGCATTTCACGGCGACAGCCAGGGCATCATGCAGTTGGGACTGCTGCTGCTGATTGCTACGCCGGTTGCGCGGGTGGTGCTGGCGGCGGTGGGCTTCTTCGTGGAACGCGATCGGCTTTATGTTGCCGTCAGCCTGATCGTGCTCGCGATCCTGATCTTCAGCATGGCGCACGCGACGTAA